TATTCCAGGAGCAGGCAATGAAGATCGCTATTGTTGCTGCAGGGTTTACAGCAGCAGAAGCGGACGAATTACGAAGAAGTATGGCAACATTTAAAGCACAAGGGAAGGTTTCAAAGTTTGAAAGCAAACTGATTGATGGAATGATGAAACGTGGATACCAACTGGAATATGCGCAACGTGTATTTCGTCAGCTGGAAGGTTTTGGTAGTTATGGTTTTCCTGAAAGTCATGCTGCAAGTTTTGCATTGCTAGTATATGTATCGTCATGGTTAAAACACTATTATCCCGATGTGTTTGCTTGTGCTTTACTAAACAGTATGCCGATGGGGTTTTATCAACCTGCACAAATTGTGATCGATGCTCAGAAGCATAGAGTGGAAGTGAAGCCGGTTGATATTAATTATTCCACCTGGAATAATCTGCTTGAAGAAAAGTCAGGTAACTACTATATATTACGATTAGGTTTTCGCCAGGTAAAAGGGATGAGGGAAGATGATGTGAATGTGTTGTTGAATGCAAAAACAGGTTTTTATCAAAGTATTGATGAACTACGCATTATCGGTTTATCAGAAAATGTTTTAAAACAATTAGCAGATGCCGATGCATTTCGTTCAATAGGGCTTGATCGCAGACAAGCACTTTGGGAGATGTCAAAAAAAGATACTGCTATAGGAGTGTTTGAGGGGCAAGCAAATGATGATCCTGATGAAAAAGATGTTTCATTGCCTTTGATGAGAAAATCAGAACATGTTGTACATGATTATGCAACAACGGCTCTTTCATTAAAAGCACATCCGGTGAGTTTTGTTCGGGAAAAACTGGGGCAACTTCATGTCATCAACATCAGTGCACTGCCCAATTGCAAAGATGGACAAGTTGTAAAAGTTGCAGGGCTGGTATTGGTACGCCAACGACCGGGCACTGCAAAAGGAGTTTGCTTTATGACCATTGAAGATGAAACCGGTTTTGCAAATGTTGTATACTTTGAAAAATTGTTTGAGAAATTCAGGAAAGAAATATTACAGTCACGTTTAATTATGGTAGAAGGGAAATTGCAGATTGAAGGTGAGGTAATTCATGTCATTGTAAGTAAGTGCTATAATATGACTAAACTTCTAAGACAGCTTACCTCAAATCATGAGAACGAACTTGATAGTCCTACATTATTTGATCATTCGGTAGGTAAACAAAAAAATAAAGTTGCTTCTACTGTTATCAACGAGCAGAAAGTTTTTTCTGAAGGAAGGAATTTCAGATAATAATTGAACAATTGTATTGTTTTTAATTAGCCGATCTTTTTATTTACAAAAATAATGACCTGCCGAAGCAGGTCATTTTGTGTGGAATAAGTACCTCTTAATCCTTTGTTGCAGTAATTTGTCCCCGTATTTCCCCACCCGCATGAAGAGTAGTATGCAGATTATAATACAACTTACCGCTCAATAGGAACTGCTCGGTAGAATCAGGCAAACTAGCTGTGCCTTCAAGTTTTCCGGATGTACCATTAAGCATAATGGTCAATGGAATTAACACGCCTGCATTAGCACCTGCAAATGCTGGCCCATGTATATGCGCCTGTGTTACAGTACCAGAAAGATTTTTCCACTCAATTTTGTATTCCAGCTTATTATCATCGCCATCGTATTCGCCGGTAAGAGTTGCGGTGCCCGTTGTGGTAACTGCCGGTACTTCCTGCGCACCACTAGCTGAACCGCTTAAATTGTACTCCTGCTCATCTTTGTCTTTTTTACAGGCTTCCATACTACCCAAGATGATCACTGCCATCAGGACTAACCAGCCTGTTTTTTTCCATCTTTTCATACTTGTTCATTTTTTTTGTTGATTCTGAAATAAAATTAACTATGAGATAATTCCAAAAATGCGACCAGAGCCTAAGTTTGTGGATAAAAAAATCTTGAAGAGCGATGTTTTGTTGAGAAAAAAAAAGATGATGTATAATATAAATTAGAAATAGTAATGTTGAAGATGCCAATGCAAACCGGCTGTCTCATCGCAAACTTAAACGTGCGCCAATTCCAATATTGATTATTTCATGAAATTTTATTCCTTTAGAATTGCTTGCAAAACTTATAAGCTCCCGGTCGGTAATGCCCAGCTCATAATACAAACCGAATTTGTTTCTTGTAATACCACCTCCTGCAAAAAATGCAATGTGTGCGGCCGTGGGAAAGCCGTAGTAATCAAATGATCCCAGGGAAAGATCATATTGCTTTCCAAATGCATAATTAACAAGCAGGCCGGTTGTAAGTAAATCAAATTTGTAGTTGTTCGACTGTATGGAAACAGGCATCCACGTTAGCTTGCCGGAGATGGAATGAATATTGATGCCGCCAATTTTCTCAGGTACATAACCGTAAAAGAAATCTGCCTGTAATTTCTTCTTTGCAAATTCATAGCCTGTGCCAACTGAAATAAAACCTATTGTTCCTGCAAACTGTAATTTAACATGATGTGGTGCAATGCCTTTCTTTTTTTTTTCTGTTTGTGCCTTGGCGCAAACAGAAAAAATTGAAATATAAACTATCGTGAGCCATGCTTTCATCAATAAAACTTTTCTGATACAGAAAATTCTTCTCCATTCACTGTTATCATTACATAGCTGCGTTTATGAGATGCTGCTGCAACTACGTAAGTTGGCCCGCCCTCGTAAGGTTGTAGCTGTTTGAATTGATGTTCATGTCCATGTAATGACAATCTTGTTTTATGTTGGGCAGTCAATAGCTCTGCAAAATCAGACTCTAGTTTTTTATCGAAATCAACACTGAATGGCGGCACGTGAGAAACAATAAAAATATTGTCTGGCGCCTGGTCATTTAATTGTTGTGACAGCCAGTTAATATCGGGAATTTCTCCATTATAATTTACCTCTCTTGAATTACTGTTAATACATATGAATTTGTTTTTTCCGTAAGTGAAGGAGAAATTTTCAGGGCCAAACATTTCTGTAAAGATCTTTCGGCCATTAGCAAGCATATCATGATTTCCAATGACGGCTACATAAGGAGTTTTCAGTTTCCCAAATTTAGAAGCGATCCAGTTGAATTCTTTATTCAAACCAAAATCTACAAGGTCGCCCGCCACCAATATGAACGAAACATTGTTTAATGAATTAACATGACTAACAAAATCATCCACTTCATCATAAAACCGCTGTGTGTCACCTAATAAAATAAAGTTGAAGGCTGTTTTTGATTCCAGCTTTGCAATTTTTTCAATGTTGCTGCTGTTCAGCGCTTTTTCCTGCGGGCGTATTTCATTTGGATGAAATACAAACCGTTTACACGACGACAGCACCAGTAAAGGCAACAAATAATATAGTAGTTTATTCATAGCTTGTTGCTTACAAAAAATGCAACATACATGCCATTTAAGTTCAATCATTATAATTGCACATAGTATAGATGTTTAGATTGAACAGAGGAAGAACGGGGAAAATATTACCCTTTATCATCAGTTATTGAACTATCATTTCAGCATAAGCGGTAAATAAGATAAAAGACAACAAGAAGTATTGTTGCCTTTGTTATATAAATGTATTTTTAGCAGTCACCATATTTCACTGCAGTAAATTCAATATTCATTTCTTATTAAGAAGCTGTGTAGGAAAAATCCTGTACACCAATTCCTGCTTCGAGCAATATTCCTTTTTTCTTTTTAGCAAATACAAGTACCCGGAACTCACATTTCTATTTCCTACGCTGGCATTATCCAGATCAGTTATAACGGTATATTCTCAGATCTGTATCCGATTCACCCATTAAAGAGACTCCAAAAAAAAACAGGCGTAAGAATCATGCCGGAACTAATACAAACAGCGATGAATTCGTGAGCATTTTTATAGGAAAGAAAATCCACAATTAAGCATTGCAGATGAGTGCTTAAAATAGACGCTGCTTGTGATTTTATTTTTTTTATCACAACATTAAATAAGATGAAAAGCTGATTTGCCAGGCTGAATTGACCTGTTGAAGCGGATAGAAATTTATGCTGTTTAATTCAGTTTGAAACGATATGCCAAAAGCTCAACGATGCTGGTATGTTATTTGTTTCTGCCGCTTTTATAAGATATCAGAAGTGCTTTTTAATTACAGCTTTCTTTAATTACTACAAAATGTCTTCAATACAACATAGCAAGAGAACTTCCGGTGAACATTCAACTTATTGGATTCAATCGACCGCTACAATAGCGTATCCTTCACTTCAAAGCAATATTGAAACAGATGTTTTAGTGATAGGTGGTGGTATAGCTGGCTTAAGTACAGCTTACTGTCTTGCAGGAGCGGGCAAACAAGTAGTGTTGATCGAAGATGGACTCATTGGAAGCGGGGAAAGCGGCCGCACAACGGCACATTTAACGCATGCACTGGATGATCGCTACGATGAATTGCAAAAAATATTCGGCGAAGAGAAAGTAAAGATCATTGCTCAAAGTCATACCGCCGCCATTGACTGGATGGAGCAAGTGATCAACACCGAAAATATTCATTGCGATTTCATGCGGGTAGATGGTTATCTGTTTGTGCATGCCAATGATAAATTTGAAACACTGGAAAAAGAATTTGATGCTACCCGCAAAGCTGGTTTGCCAACCGAACTGTTAAACACTGTGCCCGGTATTTCAAATGTGAAACAGCCCTGTATCCGTTTCCCAAAGCAGGCACAATTTCACATCATGAAATATTTAAATGGTCTTGCACGTGCAATTGAAACGAAAGGGGGAATAATTTACACTGATACACATGCTACAAAGATCAACGAAGGTGAAGTAATTGCTAATGGGTATAAAATAACTGCAAAGCACATTGTAGTTGCAACAAACACCCCTGTGAATGATCTTGTGGCCATTCATACAAAACAATTTCCTTACCGCACGTATGTAATTGCGGGGCTTGTTCCCAAAGGTTATTTAGAACCTGCGCTCTGGTGGGATACGGGTGATCATAATTCTAAATGGATCACACATCCATATCACTATGTAAGGTTGCAGCCGTTTACCAGCCAATATGATTTGTTATTGTCCGGAGGTGAAGATCATAAAACGGGGCAGGCCGATGCAGAAGGTATCCCTGAAACAGAACGTTATGCCCGGTTAATAGAATGGACACGTGAGCATTTTCCAACAATGCAGGAGATCGCTTACCATTGGTCTGGTCAGGTAATGGAGCCATTAGATTCATTGGCATTCATTGGAAAAAATCCGGGCAGCGAAAACATTTACATCATTACAGGTGATTCAGGAAATGGAATGACACATGCAACCATTGGCGGCTTATTGATCACCGATCTTATTAACGGAAAGGAAAATAATTGGGAGGATATCTACAAACCTACACGCATTCCATTGAAAGTTGCCGGAAGTTATATCAAGGAAGCATTAAGTATGGCAGGGCAGTATGTTGACTGGGTATCGAAAGGAGATATTAAATCATTTGATGAGCTTCAGAATGGCAGCGGCGCCATTGTAAGTGACGGGTTGAGAAAACTGGCAGCTTATAGAGATAGCAAAGGAGAGTTGCTTGTATATAATGCTTCCTGTCCTCATTTAGGTTGCGTTGTTCAATGGAATGCTGATGAAAAAACATTTGATTGCCCATGTCATGGTTCGAGATTTTCAAAAGAAGGAACGGTTGTTAACGGACCTGCTATTTCAAAGCTTAAACGTATTACTGTAAAAGAGCCGGAGAAGCACAATGCATAGAGCCGGTTGCTGTAATTACCTCTTACATTATGGCACCACAAAAAAGTATAACACGCTTAATGATAGTTGAAAACAGGTATAAGAACAAGTATTCAGTTGCTGCTTGCGGGCTTGCTAATTGCTTTGGAAAAAAATAATCAAGTTCCGGAATCTGCAAATGCCGACAGAACAACTCTTGCAAAACGAAGCAATGCCACGGGAATCTTAAAACAAGGGTGTTATATGATCATTGAAGTAACAAAAGGAGATTAAGAAAGAAAATTTGTAAAATATAATCAACAAAAAAAACAGACCATGAAACAAGTAAGAAAAGGTTTTATAACCGTGTGTATCTTTTTTTTAGCAGCATGTAACAACAGTGGTGAAAACGCTTCAGCAAATAGCGACACTGCCACAACACAAACCGATCACACAACAACACATCAACCATCGTTATCACACGACAGTGCTGCAGCTCACGGCAACCTCATGAAATCAATGGATGATATGATGAGCAACATGAAGAAAATGCAAATGACAGGCGACTTTGATATAGATTTTGCAAACATGATGATAGAACATCACCAGGGTGGAATAAACATGGCGCAAGTTGAAATTTCAAACGGTAAAGATGAGAAGATGAAAACAATGGCGCAGGAAATTACCAGGAAGCAAAAAGAAGAGCAGCAAAAGTTAAGAGAATTTATCGGCAGTTATAAACCATCCGGCATGAAACATGGCGAAGGTGAACTGCAAAAATCGATGAGTGGTATGGATAGTAAATCGAAGGCCATGCAAACAAATGCTGATGTTGATAAAGATTTTGCAGTAATGATGATCTCGCATCATGAGCATGCAGTTGAAATGGCAAAAATGCAACTTAAACATGGCATGTCGGCTGAATTAAAAAAGATGGCGCAGGACATGATCAATGATCAGAAAAAAGAAATAAGTGAATTTAAAACCTGGTTGAACGCAAGGGACAAATAATCCGCCCATCCGCCAGCCCGGGGTGTGGTGCAACCAGCCCCGGGATTCAGAAAAAATAATATCCCAGGTGCCTTTGGGTGAATGACCCGAGGCAAGTAAAACGTTCAGCAACAAACGGCTGATGCTGCGTTCAGATCCTGCTCCGGGCTCTATTCGTCATCTTCCTTTAATATGCAGTCGAGTGTAATGTAAATGAATCGATGCAATGGAACAAGCGAATAATATTCTACGAGTTCCTTACAATAAACTCAACTGCGATACAAATTGTAAACCTGCAAAATGGGAACGTCTGTCCTCATCGTTAATTTTCTTTTTCCCTTCCAAATTAACTGCTACACATCATTGAGTATTCTGTAGTGGTATTTCTGTGCACAGCATGGGGTACTAATTACCCAATGAACCGGCCATTCGCTTATTCTCACCCTATGTGTTTTATGGCACGCTATTTAAAACTAATTCAGACATAACAACGGATGGCGGAGCCATTCAATTTCATAACAATAAAACTTTTAATCATGGCAGAAGAACGTAACAAACCATCTCAAGGCGCAGGTCGTGGTGGAAATCAGGGCGAGAGCGATGAGCAACGTTTAAAGAGGGAAGGTGAAGAACAAAGGACAGGAAATGAAAGAGGAGGGCAAGGTAACGGCAACGACAGGAATCAAAGTGAAAGCGATGAGCAACGCCGAAACCGTGAAGGTAATGAACAACGTACCGGAACTGAAAGTGGCGGACAAGGTAACCGCAGCGACAGAAACGAAGATGAAGGACGAGGCATGGAAGGCGGACAACGCAGACAGGATTCCGGAAGAGAGGGTGATAACAAAAGCAGGGATTCCCGCTCTGGTGGAATGTAGATTTTAACGATTGCAAAAGAGGTCTTCTTCCAACGAAGAAGACCTCCCTTTTTTTTGACAGGTGAATGGGTGTGCAAACAGCTTGTCATAATAGATGACGTCAGCAAAAAAAATGACCATCCTTGTGGATGGCCTTTTTGCAAATTTGTTTACTTGTTGGCGAAGACATATACAGAATTACCAATACGGTTAACCTATCGGTTGTTGCTGCGTGCAGATCTTGAATTGGGTTCCATTCCGATTCGGCCTTCGTAAGTGCTGCTGTTGCTTTTGTCTTTCCTTGCTTCTTTCTTTTTTTGATAGGCTTGTTCGTGTGGTTGCTTGCTGCTCACACGTTTGCTATCTTCTTTCTTTTTTCTTGGATTGTCCATAGCATTTATTTTTTAATGAACGACCCAAATGTTATGCCACTCCAGCGAACGAATATTTTATCATGGAATACAACGCAAAGGAAATAGAACTATAGAACCCCTTGTGGTTAACTATCTTAGATTATGGATAAAAAAATGATACTGGCTGAGCTTCATAAAAAAATGATTACAGAAATACAGGATTATGCAATCATCTTACTTGATATTGACGGAACTATTTTATCATGGAATAAAGGAGCAGAAAAAATAAAGGGATATAAAGAAGAAGAAATACTTGGGCAAAACTTCAGATTGTTTTATATGCCTCAAGACAGACAAGCTGGTCTTCCGGAACAATTAATTGAACAGGCAAAAAAGGAAGGTAGTGCAAGGCATATTGGAAGACGGGTTAAAAAAGGAGGAATAATATTTTGGGGTAGTATTCTCATTACTGCTTTGCATAACGACGATGGGGAAGTGATAGGTTTTACGAAATTAACAAGTGAGGTGAACGATTACAGCAATGAATAAAGCTGCAGCGTTGCACATGGGCATTTAGAACATATAGATGACATTCCTGTGGTTCAGTTCATGCCCCTTGCACAGGGAAGAGTGTTAAACAAATAACATCCCAGGCTCAAACCAAAGTTCCACAATCTATTTCAGCAATAATGAAAACACTGTTAAACCTCGAAAGCTGTGGATAACAAAATCTTGTTCATTATATCCTCGCATAGTTTTTGTTATTCTACCTGAAAATTCGATCCTGTTCTGAAAATGGAAAATTTACGAAACCTGGAAACCCATGTATTAATGGAGATGCTTGTGAGGCAAACTGCTGAACTAACAGCTAAGATTGCCGGCAGGGATCCCCGTGGTGCCGACCAATATGAATACGATTTAGCAATGATACAGGCTGAATTAAATTCCCGTCTTCAGACGAAACAGAATACTACAGTTTCTGATACCGGTATAGAGTTTACATCTCCCGTACATCCCGCTGCTGCAGCGCCCGAGCCCGGAAGTCAGAGTACGACTGCATAATAACCGGGCTTACATACAATATTTATTTTACCGCATATTACCGATGCTTCATACAGTCAGGCCAATCACCCTGATGCTGTTGTTGATTCGGTTTTATTTTCTATAAAGCTCAGATCGCAGTTTGCAGTTAAGCGGAAGTATTAGTTGGTTGAAAAATGATTACTTTCTTATTTATCTGGTACGGTTTTATAATTACAAAGGCAGGGGTTGTTCTCTTGTCTCCTCAAGCGGAGCTTTCTTTATTTTTCTCTTTTGCCGGTTTTACAAATAAGGACAGTTGTATGCCGGTGTAAGGAATCTAAAAATGAATGAATGTGTGAAGGAAAGTTGTGTACCCCTTTGTGAAAAAATATGGATGCCGGAGAGAATTCCTTCATCAGCAGAAGTAGGTGAGCATGGCATAGTATTTTCTAACTCTTTTAAAACATTTATTATGCGGGCAATCTGGACGGGAGCCATCGGCTTCGGGTTGGTAAATATTCCCATTAAATTATTCAGTGCAGTAAAACAAAGCGAACTGGAACTGGATATGCTGGATAAAAAAGATATGTCGAATATCCGCTTTAAACGGGTAAATGAAAAAACGGGCAAAGAGGTGCCGTGGCCTCAGATCATAAAAGCGTATAATCTCAATGATAAATACGTGGTGTTAGATGAGGATGATTTTGCACGTGCAGCTCCTGAAAAAAGCAGGATCATTGAAATAAGTGAGTTCATCCAAGAAAAAGAGGTGGATAGTATTTATTACGAAATGCCATATTATGCGGAGCCTGAAAAAAATGGCAGTAAAGCTTATGCATTGTTGCGGGATGCATTGCGTAAAACAGGGAAAGCAGGCTTGGGAAGTTTTGTATTGCGCAGCAAAGAAAGCCTGTGTTTAATTAAAGCGGAAGGTAAAGTGATTGTTGTAAACAGGATACGTTTTGCAGAAGAAATCCGCAGCACATCGGACTTAACACTGCCTGCTGCAACAACCAAACCTGCTGAAATGAAAATGGCCGTACAGTTGATCGATCAGTTAACAGATAGTTTTGATCTCACAAAATATAAAGACACTTATACGGCCAAGTTGCTTAAAGTAATAAGGGCGAAAGCAAAAGGCACCATGAAAGCTGTGCCGCAAATGAAAATTGTTCATTCACGTGCTACCGACCTGGTGGCGCAATTAAAAGCCAGCCTTAAAACAGCTGATAAAAAAGCTTCCTGATGTCGTTGGCCACTTACAATAAGAAAAGAAATTTCAAAAGCACTTCTGAACCACGAGGTAAACTGGCGAAAGAAGATGAACTACGATTTGTTGTTCAGCGACACCATGCAACGAATATTCATTATGATTTCAGGTTAGAAATGCATGGAGTGCTATTGAGTTGGGCTGTTCCCAAAGGGCCTTCGTTGAATGGCGCAGACAGACGCCTTGCCATGCATGTAGAAGATCACCCGGTGAGTTATATTAATTTTGAAGGGACAATACCGAAAGGAAATTATGGTGCAGGTACAGTAGAAGTGTGGGATCATGGCCGTTATATTCCGCTGAATGAAGATGGTGAACCGATCTCTGAAAAGCTGGCTTACGCAATGTATAAAAAGGGTAGTTTGAAAGTTGAGTTGAAAGGAAGAAAACTAAAAGGTGAATTTGCATTGGTGAATATGAAAAAGGA
The DNA window shown above is from Lacibacter sp. H375 and carries:
- a CDS encoding CHRD domain-containing protein — its product is MKRWKKTGWLVLMAVIILGSMEACKKDKDEQEYNLSGSASGAQEVPAVTTTGTATLTGEYDGDDNKLEYKIEWKNLSGTVTQAHIHGPAFAGANAGVLIPLTIMLNGTSGKLEGTASLPDSTEQFLLSGKLYYNLHTTLHAGGEIRGQITATKD
- a CDS encoding metallophosphoesterase family protein; amino-acid sequence: MNKLLYYLLPLLVLSSCKRFVFHPNEIRPQEKALNSSNIEKIAKLESKTAFNFILLGDTQRFYDEVDDFVSHVNSLNNVSFILVAGDLVDFGLNKEFNWIASKFGKLKTPYVAVIGNHDMLANGRKIFTEMFGPENFSFTYGKNKFICINSNSREVNYNGEIPDINWLSQQLNDQAPDNIFIVSHVPPFSVDFDKKLESDFAELLTAQHKTRLSLHGHEHQFKQLQPYEGGPTYVVAAASHKRSYVMITVNGEEFSVSEKFY
- a CDS encoding FAD-dependent oxidoreductase: MSSIQHSKRTSGEHSTYWIQSTATIAYPSLQSNIETDVLVIGGGIAGLSTAYCLAGAGKQVVLIEDGLIGSGESGRTTAHLTHALDDRYDELQKIFGEEKVKIIAQSHTAAIDWMEQVINTENIHCDFMRVDGYLFVHANDKFETLEKEFDATRKAGLPTELLNTVPGISNVKQPCIRFPKQAQFHIMKYLNGLARAIETKGGIIYTDTHATKINEGEVIANGYKITAKHIVVATNTPVNDLVAIHTKQFPYRTYVIAGLVPKGYLEPALWWDTGDHNSKWITHPYHYVRLQPFTSQYDLLLSGGEDHKTGQADAEGIPETERYARLIEWTREHFPTMQEIAYHWSGQVMEPLDSLAFIGKNPGSENIYIITGDSGNGMTHATIGGLLITDLINGKENNWEDIYKPTRIPLKVAGSYIKEALSMAGQYVDWVSKGDIKSFDELQNGSGAIVSDGLRKLAAYRDSKGELLVYNASCPHLGCVVQWNADEKTFDCPCHGSRFSKEGTVVNGPAISKLKRITVKEPEKHNA
- a CDS encoding DUF305 domain-containing protein, whose translation is MKQVRKGFITVCIFFLAACNNSGENASANSDTATTQTDHTTTHQPSLSHDSAAAHGNLMKSMDDMMSNMKKMQMTGDFDIDFANMMIEHHQGGINMAQVEISNGKDEKMKTMAQEITRKQKEEQQKLREFIGSYKPSGMKHGEGELQKSMSGMDSKSKAMQTNADVDKDFAVMMISHHEHAVEMAKMQLKHGMSAELKKMAQDMINDQKKEISEFKTWLNARDK
- a CDS encoding PAS domain-containing protein, which produces MDKKMILAELHKKMITEIQDYAIILLDIDGTILSWNKGAEKIKGYKEEEILGQNFRLFYMPQDRQAGLPEQLIEQAKKEGSARHIGRRVKKGGIIFWGSILITALHNDDGEVIGFTKLTSEVNDYSNE
- the ku gene encoding non-homologous end joining protein Ku; this translates as MPERIPSSAEVGEHGIVFSNSFKTFIMRAIWTGAIGFGLVNIPIKLFSAVKQSELELDMLDKKDMSNIRFKRVNEKTGKEVPWPQIIKAYNLNDKYVVLDEDDFARAAPEKSRIIEISEFIQEKEVDSIYYEMPYYAEPEKNGSKAYALLRDALRKTGKAGLGSFVLRSKESLCLIKAEGKVIVVNRIRFAEEIRSTSDLTLPAATTKPAEMKMAVQLIDQLTDSFDLTKYKDTYTAKLLKVIRAKAKGTMKAVPQMKIVHSRATDLVAQLKASLKTADKKAS
- a CDS encoding DNA polymerase ligase N-terminal domain-containing protein; translation: MSLATYNKKRNFKSTSEPRGKLAKEDELRFVVQRHHATNIHYDFRLEMHGVLLSWAVPKGPSLNGADRRLAMHVEDHPVSYINFEGTIPKGNYGAGTVEVWDHGRYIPLNEDGEPISEKLAYAMYKKGSLKVELKGRKLKGEFALVNMKKDDGKSWLLIKHKDKYAVTEQYNAEEFSKNKRKEELATIKTTAKKQVKKKPARKRTRTT